Proteins found in one Salminus brasiliensis chromosome 13, fSalBra1.hap2, whole genome shotgun sequence genomic segment:
- the LOC140574637 gene encoding extracellular calcium-sensing receptor-like gives MQWSVCVYVCVCAPVAFLCTLISPQLLQQQACRLIRPASLPAVVKEGNITLGALFSLHDAVLESQLTFTSQPEPAQCTGFNFRTFRWMQTMIFAIEKINRDRRLLPNIKLGYKIYDSCSSPLHALRTAVELMGGREEESGGTECQGKVPVVIGDGGSTLSLVVAHFLGVFQMPQISYFSSCACLSNKKAFPAFLRTMPSDFFQVDALAQLVHHFNWTWVGTVAGDDAYGRGGAQIFNDKVTKLGACIAFYEIIPKNHAPTEMARIVKRISGSGARVVLVFALEQDVKALFSEALRHNLTGIQWLASEAWITAAVLSPPEFHPILQGSMGFAIRRAEIPSLQSFLLRLHPSTYPNDPFVQQFWEEMFRCSLHNRSGGAVLGVPACNGSEELASVKSIYSDVSQLRISYNIYKAVYAIAHALEAMLRCVPERGPFPGGACPDTHSIKPWQLLYYLKKVDFINEFGEGTKFDENGDPVAMYDLINWQLSESGEVQYATVGTFDETKSTKLEIEEKQIIWNGYQRQVPVSVCSSSCPPGTRKAIRPNFPVCCFDCILCAAGEISNQTNAIECVTCSPEFWSNLKRDTCIPKLVEFLSYGDTMGIALLAVALLGSCATLATALIFAFKQHTPLVRANNSELSFLILSSLWLCFLCALAFIGQPTAWSCQLRHTAFGIAFCLCLSCILGKTMVVLMAFKATLPGSNAMRWFKPPQLRALIFLCTAVQIGICGAWLGLAPPVPRRLMTRESARIILMCDMGSTLAFSLVLGYIGLLAAVCFLLAFFARKLPDNFNEAKFITFSMLIFCAVWITFVPAYVSSPGKYTVAVEVFAILASSYGLLLCIFAPKCYIILLRPEKNTRKNMMAK, from the exons AtgcagtggagtgtgtgtgtttatgtgtgtgtgtgcgcacctGTGGCATTCCTCTGTACTCTGATCTCTCCACAGCTCCTCCAGCAGCAAGCCTGTCGGCTCATTCGCCCTGCAAGCCTGCCTGCGGTGGTCAAGGAGGGGAATATCACTCTGGGGGCACTGTTCTCACTCCATGATGCTGTTCTGGAATCACAGCTGACCTTCACATCTCAGCCTGAACCCGCTCAGTGCACTGG GTTCAATTTCCGGACGTTCCGCTGGATGCAGACAATGATATTTGCCATCGAAAAGATCAACAGAGACAGACGTCTCTTGCCCAACATTAAACTGGGCTATAAGATCTATGACTCGTGCAGTTCACCTCTCCATGCTCTTCGCACAGCAGTGGAGCTAATGggggggagagaggaggagagcggCGGAACAGAGTGTCAGGGCAAAGTCCCCGTTGTCATTGGTGACGGTGGATCCACACTATCGCTGGTGGTTGCACATTTTTTAGGTGTTTTCCAGATGCCACAG ATCAGCTATTTTTCAAGCTGTGCTTGCTTGAGCAACAAGAAGGCATTCCCTGCCTTTCTGAGGACCATGCCCAGTGACTTCTTCCAGGTGGACGCCCTGGCTCAGCTTGTACATCACTTCAACTGGACCTGGGTGGGAACAGTGGCCGGGGATGATGCATATGGCCGCGGGGGGGCCCAAATCTTCAACGACAAAGTCACCAAGCTGGGCGCATGCATTGCCTTTTATGAGATCATTCCCAAAAACCATGCCCCAACTGAGATGGCCAGGATTGTCAAGCGTATCAGTGGGTCAGGGGCTCGAGTGGTGCTTGTGTTTGCTCTGGAGCAGGATGTGAAGGCTCTCTTCTCTGAAGCTCTGAGGCACAACCTGACTGGTATCCAGTGGCTGGCCAGCGAAGCCTGGATCACAGCAGCCGTGCTCTCACCCCCAGAGTTCCACCCCATTCTGCAGGGCTCTATGGGCTTCGCCATCCGCAGGGCTGAAATTCCCAGCCTGCAGTCTTTCTTGCTGCGCCTGCACCCCTCCACCTACCCTAATGATCCTTTTGTCCAGCAGTTTTGGGAGGAGATGTTTAGGTGCTCTCTTCACAATAGAAGCGGTGGAGCAGTCTTAGGTGTCCCTGCCTGCAATGGCTCAGAGGAGCTGGCTAGTGTAAAGAGCATCTACTCAGATGTTTCTCAACTAAGGATCTCCTATAACATCTATAAGGCGGTCTATGCTATTGCCCATGCTCTAGAAGCTATGCTAAGATGTGTGCCAGAGAGAGGACCCTTCCCTGGGGGAGCCtgcccagacacacacagcataaAGCCATGGCAG CTCTTGTATTATCTGAAGAAAGTGGACTTCATTAATGAGTTTGGTGAGGGGACTAAGTTTGATGAAAACGGTGATCCCGTGGCCATGTATGACCTGATCAACTGGCAGCTCTCGGAGAGCGGAGAGGTCCAGTATGCCACTGTCGGCACATTTGATGAAACCAAGAGCACTAAACTGGAGATAGAAGAGAAACAGATTATTTGGAATGGTTATCAGAGACAA GtccctgtgtctgtctgcagtaGCAGCTGTCCCCCAGGCACCAGGAAGGCCATTAGGCCTAATTTCCCTGTCTGCTGCTTTGACTGCATTCTCTGTGCAGCTGGGGAGATTAGCAATCAGACAA ATGCCATAGAGTGTGTCACATGTTCTCCTGAATTCTGGTCCAACCTGAAGAGGGACACCTGTATCCCCAAGCTGGTGGAGTTCCTGTCCTATGGCGACACCATGGGAATAGCTCTGCTGGCTGTGGCCCTTCTGGGCTCCTGCGCCACTCTGGCCACTGCCCTCATATTCGCCTTCAAGCAGCATACACCCCTCGTCCGCGCCAACAACTCTGAGCTTAGCTTCCTCATCCTCAGCTCTCTCTGGCTGTGCTTCCTGTGTGCGCTGGCCTTTATCGGCCAGCCCACAGCCTGGTCGTGCCAGTTGCGCCACACAGCCTTTGGCATCGctttctgcctctgtctctcgtGCATCCTGGGGAAGACCATGGTGGTGCTGATGGCTTTTAAGGCCACTCTCCCAGGCAGCAATGCTATGAGGTGGTTCAAGCCCCCACAGCTGCGTGCTCTGATCTTCCTATGCACTGCAGTGCAGATTGGGATTTGCGGTGCATGGCTGGGCCTGGCGCCTCCTGTCCCGCGCAGGCTGATGACCCGAGAGTCTGCGCGCATCATCCTAATGTGTGATATGGGCTCCACGCTCGCCTTCTCCCTGGTGCTGGGCTACATCGGTCTGCTGGCAGCCGTCTGCTTCCTGCTGGCCTTCTTTGCCCGCAAGCTTCCAGACAATTTTAATGAGGCCAAATTCATCACCTTCAGCATGCTGATCTTCTGTGCTGTGTGGATCACCTTTGTGCCGGCATACGTCAGCTCTCCAGGGAAGTACACAGTGGCTGTGGAGGTCTTTGCTATTCTGGCCTCCAGTTACGGCCTTCTACTGTGTATCTTTGCCCCAAAGTGTTACATTATCTTACTCAGACCAGAGAAGAACACAAGAAAGAACATGATGGCCAAATAG